The following proteins are co-located in the Candidatus Avedoeria danica genome:
- a CDS encoding DUF559 domain-containing protein, whose amino-acid sequence MTGPSRSRIRGTLPVVEASARTMRRQPTPAERVLWQTLRTSPFGGYGWRRQHPVGRFVLDFCCPQLRLVVALDGDVHMQQAGYDEDRTAHLAIHGYHVIRFANRDVFDHPEVVIATIASACNKRAPLPPAKHPPTPPDGSTGSPPHQRCGGVREGVGG is encoded by the coding sequence ATGACTGGTCCGTCGAGGAGTCGGATTCGGGGGACGCTGCCCGTTGTGGAGGCGAGCGCGCGCACGATGCGTCGCCAGCCAACGCCCGCCGAGCGCGTGCTTTGGCAGACGCTCCGAACATCGCCGTTCGGCGGTTACGGATGGCGCCGCCAGCACCCGGTCGGTCGCTTCGTTCTGGACTTCTGCTGTCCTCAACTGCGATTGGTCGTCGCGCTCGACGGCGACGTCCACATGCAACAAGCGGGCTATGACGAGGACCGAACAGCCCACTTGGCCATCCACGGCTATCACGTAATCCGCTTCGCCAACCGCGACGTCTTCGATCACCCCGAGGTCGTCATCGCAACCATCGCCTCCGCCTGCAACAAGCGTGCACCTCTCCCCCCCGCCAAGCATCCTCCCACTCCCCCAGACGGTTCTACGGGGTCCCCGCCGCACCAAAGGTGCGGTGGGGTTCGGGAGGGGGTCGGGGGGTGA
- a CDS encoding glycoside hydrolase family 44 protein: protein MRALGRRSPTQPASPVPRAIAAIVLCVLAVPTHPSDAAPLAPPSFTIDPTADRHPIPPDIYGLNFADPALARELGLTVRRWGGNATTRYNWEADTGNRGSDWFFETLPEDNDDRARLPDGSAADRFVAEGRAAGMDTVLTVPLIGWTAKAGGRFCSFSVAKHGPQERIDPWWPDCGNGRRRDGTAITGNDPSDANTVVNPAFVRRWVTHLVDTFGPASQGGVRYYNLDNEPMLWHETHRDVFPRGLDYDGLRDRSLAYAAAVKDADPSAKTLGPAEWGWTGYFWSARDTEGGGDWWNRAPDRRAHGDVPLAAWYLAQLRDAERSTGRRLLDYFDLHFYPQADGVALAPAGDAATQARRLRSTRTLWDPAYHDESWIDEPVRLIPRMRDWVAANYPARSWRSASTTGGARSP, encoded by the coding sequence GTGAGGGCCTTAGGCCGCCGGTCGCCCACCCAACCGGCAAGTCCCGTCCCTCGTGCGATTGCCGCAATCGTCCTCTGCGTTCTAGCTGTTCCCACCCACCCGAGCGACGCCGCACCCCTCGCCCCCCCCTCCTTCACCATCGACCCCACCGCCGACCGCCACCCCATCCCCCCCGACATCTACGGCCTGAACTTCGCCGACCCCGCCCTCGCCCGCGAGCTCGGCCTGACCGTCCGCCGCTGGGGCGGCAACGCCACCACGCGCTACAACTGGGAGGCCGACACCGGCAACCGCGGCAGCGACTGGTTCTTCGAGACGCTGCCGGAGGACAACGACGACCGCGCGCGCCTGCCGGACGGCTCGGCCGCCGACCGCTTCGTCGCGGAGGGCCGTGCCGCCGGCATGGACACCGTGCTCACCGTGCCGCTCATCGGCTGGACGGCCAAGGCGGGCGGTCGCTTCTGCTCGTTCAGTGTCGCCAAGCACGGCCCGCAGGAGCGCATCGACCCGTGGTGGCCGGACTGCGGCAACGGGCGCCGCCGGGACGGTACGGCGATCACCGGCAACGATCCGTCGGACGCGAACACGGTTGTCAACCCGGCGTTCGTCCGGCGCTGGGTGACCCACCTCGTCGACACGTTCGGCCCAGCGTCGCAGGGCGGCGTGCGGTACTACAACCTCGACAACGAGCCGATGCTCTGGCACGAGACGCACCGCGACGTCTTCCCGCGCGGCCTGGACTACGACGGCCTGCGCGACCGCTCGCTGGCCTACGCGGCGGCCGTCAAGGACGCCGACCCGTCAGCCAAGACGCTCGGGCCGGCGGAGTGGGGCTGGACGGGCTACTTCTGGTCCGCGCGGGATACCGAAGGCGGCGGCGACTGGTGGAACCGTGCACCCGACCGGCGGGCGCACGGCGACGTGCCGCTCGCCGCGTGGTACCTGGCGCAGCTGCGCGACGCCGAGCGATCGACGGGCCGCCGCCTGCTCGACTACTTCGACCTCCACTTCTACCCGCAAGCCGACGGCGTCGCGCTCGCGCCCGCGGGCGATGCCGCGACGCAGGCGCGGCGCCTCCGGTCGACCCGCACGCTCTGGGACCCGGCGTACCACGACGAGAGCTGGATCGACGAGCCCGTCCGGCTGATCCCGCGGATGCGCGACTGGGTCGCGGCGAACTACCCGGCACGAAGCTGGCGATCGGCGAGTACAACTGGGGGCGCTCGATCACCTTAA
- a CDS encoding FAD-dependent monooxygenase, with the protein MHATADPAGLNPLAASRPLTALVIGGGVGGIAAGIALSRAGASVTVLERAEALRSGGAGLWLWPNALHALDALGVGDSARAAGVRQTSNRVRDTRGRTLVRIRVPDANGQPYVSLSIRRAALLTALAEGLPPGALRCGAHVVGVTQGDTPGDARGDTPGDAVERATVQLADGTVLTADFVIAADGVGSSVRRSLFGTGGQRDAGFTAFRAIVSLDRASELEGGVIWGRGARFGALAVAPDTAYWFAGFDAPLELLPIDRLAHVAARLAGWPAPVGTLLAATQPDDVRVDRVVYCTPPPAWSVGRIALLGDAAHAMTPSLGQGACQALEDAVALGEVIAAGGHDVVAALAAYGRRRRRRAAVVAARSIRMDRLVQIENPVLCRLRDAAVAAAPELLRRRFQRSMWGLPFPSDPSRR; encoded by the coding sequence ATGCACGCCACCGCCGACCCCGCTGGCCTCAACCCGCTCGCAGCGTCCCGCCCCCTGACCGCTCTCGTCATCGGAGGCGGCGTCGGCGGCATTGCTGCGGGCATCGCCCTCAGCCGGGCCGGGGCATCCGTCACCGTGCTCGAGCGGGCCGAGGCGTTGCGCTCCGGCGGCGCCGGCCTCTGGCTATGGCCGAATGCCCTGCACGCCCTAGACGCCCTCGGCGTCGGCGACTCGGCGCGCGCGGCGGGTGTCCGCCAGACGTCCAACCGCGTTCGCGACACCCGCGGCCGCACGCTCGTACGCATCCGCGTGCCTGACGCGAACGGCCAGCCGTACGTCAGCCTTTCCATACGCCGCGCCGCGCTCCTGACCGCGCTCGCCGAAGGGCTCCCGCCGGGTGCCCTCCGCTGCGGCGCCCACGTCGTGGGCGTGACCCAGGGCGACACGCCGGGCGACGCTCGGGGCGACACACCGGGCGACGCGGTCGAGCGTGCCACCGTCCAGCTGGCCGATGGCACAGTGCTCACCGCCGACTTCGTCATCGCTGCCGATGGCGTCGGCTCATCGGTACGTCGTTCGTTGTTCGGAACCGGCGGGCAGCGCGACGCCGGCTTCACCGCGTTCCGGGCCATCGTGTCGCTCGATCGGGCGTCCGAGCTGGAGGGCGGCGTGATCTGGGGCCGCGGCGCCCGTTTCGGTGCGCTGGCCGTGGCGCCCGACACGGCCTACTGGTTCGCGGGCTTCGACGCGCCGCTCGAGCTGCTCCCGATCGATCGACTGGCCCACGTCGCGGCGCGCCTTGCGGGCTGGCCCGCACCGGTCGGCACGCTCCTGGCGGCGACGCAGCCGGACGACGTGCGCGTGGACCGCGTCGTCTACTGCACGCCGCCGCCGGCGTGGTCCGTCGGCCGCATCGCGCTCCTGGGCGACGCGGCGCACGCCATGACGCCGAGCCTCGGCCAGGGCGCGTGCCAGGCGCTCGAGGATGCCGTCGCGCTGGGCGAGGTCATCGCGGCTGGCGGGCACGATGTCGTCGCGGCGCTGGCGGCGTACGGGCGGCGGCGACGGCGGCGAGCGGCGGTCGTCGCGGCGCGCTCGATTCGGATGGACCGCCTGGTCCAGATCGAGAATCCAGTTCTCTGTCGACTGCGCGATGCGGCCGTCGCCGCCGCGCCCGAGCTGCTGCGGCGCCGATTTCAGCGGTCGATGTGGGGACTGCCTTTCCCGTCGGACCCGTCTCGGAGGTGA
- a CDS encoding VWA domain-containing protein, translated as MTVRIDPTCGTVTAPVPTTPTPTRQPTPTPTIQATLCPGQSVSEVKNISIPAAPARADVLFAFDTTSSMGPVLSSAKANALAIMNSLATLIPDIQFGVVDLRDYPVAPYGETTDWPYRLRQGITSNRTGVVSAINATAADGGKDFPEAYSRALYETGTDGAIGWRADTRHFVVMFGDDVPHDDNLNADIVGPLVNPGGTWCGDTTAGCVRDPGRDGQPGTADDLDFQAVLDQMRGHRTTLLYVVSGGGSTSQANLVQYWKQWARRTNTGGDALPLADASALPAAIQNLITAASRRISRLELRTVPAGYESWLTVTPPAYTDLDVPPGGMSVRFDVVIRVPDGTAPARTASPSRRSATARCTAARA; from the coding sequence GTGACGGTCCGCATCGACCCGACGTGCGGCACCGTCACCGCGCCCGTGCCGACGACGCCGACGCCCACGCGTCAACCGACCCCGACGCCGACGATCCAGGCGACGCTCTGCCCGGGCCAGTCCGTGTCCGAGGTGAAGAACATCAGCATCCCCGCCGCGCCCGCACGGGCCGACGTCCTGTTCGCGTTCGACACGACGAGCAGCATGGGACCGGTTCTGTCGTCCGCCAAGGCGAATGCGCTGGCGATCATGAACAGCCTGGCGACGCTGATCCCCGACATCCAGTTCGGCGTCGTCGACCTGCGCGATTACCCCGTGGCGCCCTACGGCGAGACCACCGACTGGCCCTATCGGCTCCGACAGGGGATCACGAGCAACCGCACCGGCGTCGTGAGCGCGATCAACGCCACCGCCGCCGACGGCGGCAAGGACTTCCCCGAAGCCTATTCGCGGGCGCTCTACGAGACCGGCACGGACGGTGCGATCGGCTGGCGCGCCGACACGCGCCACTTCGTGGTGATGTTCGGCGACGACGTCCCGCACGACGACAACCTTAACGCCGACATCGTCGGCCCGCTCGTGAACCCGGGTGGGACGTGGTGCGGCGACACCACGGCCGGCTGCGTCCGCGACCCCGGGCGGGACGGCCAGCCCGGCACGGCCGACGACCTGGACTTCCAGGCCGTCCTCGACCAGATGCGCGGGCACCGGACGACGCTGCTGTACGTCGTCAGCGGCGGCGGCAGCACGTCGCAGGCCAACCTCGTCCAGTACTGGAAGCAGTGGGCCCGCCGCACGAACACGGGCGGCGACGCCCTGCCGCTGGCCGACGCGTCCGCCCTGCCGGCGGCGATCCAGAACCTGATCACCGCCGCCAGCCGCCGGATCTCCCGCCTCGAGCTGCGCACCGTGCCGGCCGGCTACGAAAGCTGGCTGACCGTCACGCCGCCGGCCTACACCGACCTCGACGTCCCGCCGGGCGGCATGTCCGTGCGCTTCGACGTCGTCATCCGCGTGCCGGACGGCACCGCCCCGGCACGTACAGCTTCGCCGTCAAGGCGATCGGCGACGGCGCGGTGTACGGCGGCCAGGGCGTGA
- a CDS encoding VWA domain-containing protein, producing the protein MTIRVPTNCNPTPTVTVTPTTTRHPTATPTPTTTPVVCPPTRPEVTLTCLRPNVIRNPDFEKGHRSWGEYSTLGRTIIDTDSALDGFWSATFYGPPGANSDEWLYQFVDVPPDVTGMSFWVQDVGRFAAAVNPPPISGGNFFRASIYDLTMGTELVRLWEFDPLLPLECAIDPPGFNLAPSHLDLLRGRTVALVFRFHKVTPGWHVGAKLDRVNLTICHPGPPCRVTGDKTASPGEVPPGGEATVTLSLSGHDGTCLPERKPADVALVLDVSGSMDGQPIVDAKTAAKGFVDRLEPGIDQSALVTFADSGSVKAVLGAYAGGIRAAIDGVGAAGSTNMAEGLALARAELDGPRHRAANAKAIILLSDGHPNVGGDPRAEAAAAKAAGARVFTIGLGNDVDPALLRDVATSPSDYFFAPTSDQLAAIYQQISGLLGSSPATDVTITDTLSPNVTLVPNSFTGAPLPTVSPDGRTLTWRIPRLGLETMIWTYRVKLTTTPGLWPTNVSATATYTDSRGQPGSVVFPIPQVRVRPADVGQPELVCRDHEADTGAIPSNPGGEPVWDSPDIWVRNNADGVATHQNPRLGQSNSIYVRVRNIGTAPLENVVVHVYDAVGATSLRWPDDWAPEIGRATIARILPGASAVVAVPWVPTMAGHTCFLARIEAVTDPIRFDGWVPFDNNICQKNVQVMDPPPSGSTTSEGTTSVGNRNRGHGYGAVRVRSGDVPAGASGKIVFDSQELFDRWMLAGGEAKGGTIDRATKSVRIGAGGGGGLAADTPIDVTLERLPFEGDELSGLKFEFSGLGGNPPPTLYLEQIQEGASVGGVTIRPPAPNVLYLPVSVRTAVIAGPAAQQRSPQPDAPRSNR; encoded by the coding sequence GTGACGATCCGCGTCCCGACGAACTGCAACCCAACGCCCACCGTCACCGTCACCCCGACGACGACCCGCCACCCGACCGCCACGCCGACGCCGACGACGACCCCGGTCGTCTGCCCGCCGACGCGGCCGGAGGTGACGCTCACCTGCCTGCGCCCGAACGTGATCCGCAACCCGGACTTCGAGAAGGGCCACCGCAGCTGGGGTGAGTACTCGACGCTGGGCCGCACGATCATCGACACGGACAGCGCGCTGGACGGCTTCTGGTCGGCGACGTTCTACGGCCCGCCCGGCGCGAACAGCGACGAGTGGCTCTACCAGTTCGTCGACGTCCCGCCCGACGTCACCGGCATGAGCTTCTGGGTGCAGGACGTCGGGCGCTTCGCGGCGGCCGTCAACCCGCCGCCGATCTCCGGCGGCAACTTCTTCCGTGCCTCGATCTACGACCTGACGATGGGCACCGAGCTCGTTCGTCTCTGGGAGTTCGACCCGCTGCTGCCGCTCGAGTGCGCCATCGACCCGCCTGGCTTCAACCTGGCCCCATCCCATCTCGATCTGCTGCGCGGCCGGACCGTGGCGCTCGTCTTCCGCTTCCACAAGGTCACGCCCGGCTGGCACGTCGGTGCCAAACTCGACCGCGTGAACCTGACGATCTGCCACCCCGGCCCGCCCTGCCGAGTGACGGGCGACAAGACGGCCTCCCCCGGCGAGGTGCCGCCCGGCGGCGAGGCGACCGTCACGCTCAGCCTGAGCGGCCACGACGGCACGTGCCTGCCCGAGCGCAAACCGGCCGACGTCGCGCTCGTCCTGGACGTCTCGGGCAGCATGGACGGCCAGCCGATCGTCGACGCCAAGACGGCCGCCAAAGGCTTCGTCGACCGCCTCGAGCCCGGTATCGATCAGAGCGCGCTCGTGACGTTCGCGGACTCGGGCAGCGTGAAGGCGGTCCTCGGCGCCTACGCCGGCGGCATCCGCGCCGCCATCGACGGCGTGGGCGCGGCGGGCAGCACGAACATGGCGGAAGGCCTGGCCCTCGCCCGCGCCGAGCTGGACGGCCCGCGGCACCGCGCCGCCAACGCCAAGGCGATCATCCTCCTGTCCGACGGCCACCCGAACGTCGGCGGCGACCCGCGCGCCGAGGCGGCGGCGGCCAAGGCGGCCGGCGCGCGCGTCTTCACGATCGGCCTCGGCAACGACGTCGACCCGGCCCTGCTGCGCGATGTGGCGACGTCGCCGAGCGACTACTTCTTCGCGCCGACCAGCGACCAGTTGGCGGCGATCTACCAGCAGATCTCCGGCCTCCTCGGCAGCTCGCCGGCCACCGACGTCACGATCACGGACACGCTGTCGCCGAACGTCACGCTCGTCCCGAACTCGTTCACCGGCGCGCCGCTGCCGACGGTCAGCCCGGACGGCAGGACGCTCACGTGGCGCATCCCGCGCCTCGGCCTCGAGACGATGATCTGGACGTACCGCGTCAAGCTGACGACAACCCCCGGCCTGTGGCCGACGAACGTCTCGGCGACGGCCACCTACACGGACTCGCGCGGCCAGCCGGGCTCGGTCGTCTTCCCGATCCCGCAGGTGCGCGTCCGCCCGGCCGACGTCGGCCAGCCCGAGCTGGTGTGCCGGGACCACGAGGCCGACACCGGCGCGATCCCGTCCAACCCGGGCGGCGAGCCGGTCTGGGACAGCCCGGACATCTGGGTCCGCAACAACGCCGACGGCGTCGCGACGCATCAGAACCCGCGGCTCGGTCAGTCGAACTCGATCTACGTCCGCGTCCGCAACATCGGCACCGCGCCGCTGGAGAACGTCGTCGTCCACGTCTACGACGCCGTCGGCGCCACGAGCCTGCGCTGGCCGGACGACTGGGCGCCCGAGATCGGCCGCGCCACGATCGCCCGCATCCTGCCCGGCGCGTCGGCCGTCGTCGCCGTCCCGTGGGTGCCGACGATGGCGGGCCACACGTGCTTCCTGGCGCGGATCGAGGCCGTCACCGACCCGATCCGGTTCGATGGCTGGGTGCCGTTCGACAACAACATCTGCCAGAAGAACGTGCAGGTCATGGATCCGCCGCCCAGCGGCAGCACGACGTCCGAGGGCACCACGAGCGTCGGCAACCGCAACCGCGGCCACGGCTACGGCGCGGTCCGGGTGCGGTCAGGTGACGTGCCGGCGGGCGCCAGCGGCAAGATCGTCTTCGATTCGCAGGAGCTCTTCGATCGCTGGATGTTGGCCGGCGGCGAGGCCAAGGGCGGCACGATCGACCGCGCGACGAAGTCGGTGCGCATCGGCGCGGGCGGCGGCGGCGGCCTGGCAGCCGACACGCCGATCGACGTGACGCTCGAGCGGCTGCCGTTCGAGGGCGACGAGCTGTCGGGGCTGAAGTTCGAGTTCAGCGGCCTGGGCGGCAACCCGCCCCCGACGCTGTACCTCGAGCAGATCCAGGAAGGCGCGTCCGTCGGCGGCGTGACAATTCGACCGCCGGCGCCGAATGTGCTTTATCTTCCGGTGTCCGTGCGGACGGCCGTCATCGCCGGACCGGCGGCGCAGCAGCGCTCGCCCCAACCCGACGCACCAAGGAGCAACCGATGA
- a CDS encoding sigma-70 family RNA polymerase sigma factor produces MPTAHVFIAPHRDAPLHPAPAGPPAAAVADTRGDDVLVAAALADRTAFAPLYLRHVDAVYRYCRGQLRDPDAAAEATANTFADALVALPRFRGDGPFGAWLVGIARRKVADHWRHHRRLIPLAARPDAEQATDRMAGDPGDGRDAVEAGRLAAALAALAPRERDLVSMRFGAGLPFAEIGALTGRSEAATKMALRRVLDRLAVALDLQETSR; encoded by the coding sequence ATGCCCACCGCCCACGTGTTCATCGCACCCCATCGCGACGCGCCGCTTCACCCGGCGCCGGCCGGCCCGCCGGCAGCCGCGGTTGCCGACACGCGCGGCGACGACGTCCTCGTGGCGGCCGCTCTGGCCGACCGCACCGCCTTCGCCCCGCTCTACCTCCGCCACGTCGACGCCGTCTATCGCTACTGCCGCGGCCAACTGCGGGACCCGGATGCCGCCGCCGAGGCGACCGCCAACACGTTCGCCGATGCGCTTGTTGCGCTGCCGCGCTTCCGCGGCGACGGACCGTTCGGCGCGTGGCTCGTCGGAATCGCGCGCCGCAAGGTGGCCGACCACTGGCGTCACCATCGCCGACTCATCCCGCTGGCTGCGCGGCCGGATGCCGAGCAGGCCACCGACCGGATGGCCGGCGACCCGGGCGATGGACGCGACGCCGTCGAGGCCGGGCGTCTGGCAGCCGCGCTCGCCGCCCTCGCCCCGCGCGAGCGGGACCTCGTTTCGATGCGCTTCGGCGCGGGCCTGCCGTTTGCGGAGATCGGAGCGTTGACCGGCCGCTCGGAGGCCGCGACGAAGATGGCGCTGCGGCGGGTGCTCGATCGACTGGCTGTCGCACTGGATCTGCAGGAGACCTCACGATGA
- a CDS encoding ABC transporter permease translates to MIVRHLTQRRLRSALTVLGIALGIAAIVVLTAVAGGLASGFGDLFGGSDADLTVTQAEAYDPFISSLDAQDGEIIRAQPQVADVAGILYSAIPLGDIPFFVVFGYEPDRYAIAHFKVTEGRTLKDDREILLGQGAARNLKRGVGDSVSIADNAYRVVGLYETGQSFEEAGGVMTLADAQALFKRPRQVNLFQVKLRTPDQAAALRDRLAQRLPQARVTLGTGAGQRLEIYAMLEAFALAIGLIAALVGGLGMMNTIFMGVFERVRDIGVLRALGWRRRQVVWIIVGEALLLSGTGGVFGAVIGWLSLLALNRLPAFSSMVVASISPSTFVQAGIVAFGMGIVAAWVPAAWASRLPPIEALRYEGGVGGARPIASWATRLPTVARDLMRRRGRTGLTAGGIAIGVMIVVLLDGLTQGVSAQFNQLMGEGSSDLAVAQADLADLSLSTLDASIGQRVATMPDVEAVAGMVMGFVSSPEIPLLIVFGLAPGEFVVDQFAVVEGRRPTARGEAMLGRPAADSNRKRIGDVVRISGRPFKIVGLYETGVGYQDTGAVIDLREAQDLFEKPRQVSFYQIRLRRPEAAATVMAEIERRFPEAAVSRSSELVDDTADFQRMATIMNALSSIAVLVGSVGVVNTILMSVLERTREIGVLRAVGWRRRRVIGQIATESLLLGAVGGVIGTVLGVILLALMAFVPSLGAMLAGAYTPSVFIKAAVVSLGLGALGSIYPAWRASRIAPAEALRYE, encoded by the coding sequence ATGATCGTTCGCCACCTCACCCAGCGCCGGCTGCGCAGCGCGCTGACCGTGCTGGGCATCGCGCTCGGCATCGCGGCCATCGTCGTGCTCACAGCGGTGGCCGGCGGTTTGGCCAGCGGCTTCGGCGACCTGTTCGGGGGCTCGGATGCGGACCTGACCGTCACGCAGGCCGAGGCGTACGACCCGTTCATCAGCAGCCTGGACGCGCAGGACGGGGAGATCATCCGAGCACAGCCGCAGGTCGCCGATGTGGCCGGCATCCTCTACAGCGCGATCCCGCTCGGCGACATCCCGTTCTTCGTCGTGTTCGGCTACGAGCCGGACCGCTACGCCATCGCCCACTTCAAGGTGACCGAGGGGCGCACGCTGAAGGACGACCGCGAGATCCTGCTGGGCCAGGGCGCGGCGCGGAACCTGAAGCGGGGCGTGGGCGACAGCGTGAGTATCGCCGACAACGCCTATCGCGTCGTCGGGCTCTACGAGACCGGACAGTCGTTCGAGGAGGCGGGCGGCGTGATGACGCTCGCCGACGCGCAGGCCCTGTTCAAGCGGCCGCGGCAGGTAAACCTGTTCCAGGTGAAGCTGCGCACGCCCGACCAGGCCGCGGCGCTCCGCGACCGGCTCGCCCAGCGGCTGCCGCAGGCCCGCGTCACGCTCGGGACCGGGGCTGGGCAGCGGCTCGAGATCTACGCGATGCTCGAGGCGTTCGCCCTGGCGATCGGCCTCATCGCCGCCCTCGTCGGCGGGCTGGGCATGATGAACACGATCTTCATGGGCGTCTTCGAGCGCGTCCGCGACATCGGCGTCCTGCGGGCGCTTGGGTGGCGGCGGCGGCAAGTGGTGTGGATCATCGTCGGCGAGGCGTTGCTCCTCAGCGGCACGGGCGGCGTGTTCGGCGCGGTCATCGGCTGGTTGTCGCTCCTCGCGCTCAACCGCCTGCCGGCGTTCAGCAGCATGGTTGTTGCGTCGATATCGCCCTCTACGTTCGTCCAGGCCGGCATCGTCGCGTTCGGCATGGGCATCGTCGCCGCCTGGGTGCCCGCCGCCTGGGCCTCGCGCCTGCCGCCGATCGAGGCGCTCCGCTATGAGGGCGGCGTCGGCGGCGCGCGGCCGATCGCCTCGTGGGCCACGCGGCTGCCGACGGTGGCGCGCGACCTGATGCGGCGGCGCGGGCGGACGGGGCTGACGGCCGGCGGCATCGCGATCGGCGTCATGATCGTCGTCCTGCTCGACGGGCTGACGCAGGGCGTTTCGGCCCAGTTCAACCAGCTGATGGGCGAGGGCAGCTCCGACCTCGCCGTCGCCCAAGCCGACTTGGCCGACCTCAGCCTGAGCACGCTGGACGCCTCGATCGGCCAGCGCGTGGCGACGATGCCGGACGTCGAGGCCGTGGCCGGGATGGTCATGGGCTTCGTCAGCTCGCCGGAGATCCCGCTCCTCATCGTCTTCGGCCTGGCGCCGGGCGAGTTCGTCGTGGATCAGTTTGCCGTCGTCGAGGGCCGCCGCCCGACGGCGCGCGGCGAGGCGATGCTCGGACGGCCGGCGGCAGACAGCAACCGCAAACGCATCGGTGACGTCGTGCGGATCAGCGGACGTCCCTTCAAGATCGTCGGGCTATACGAGACCGGCGTCGGCTACCAGGACACCGGCGCCGTCATCGACCTGCGCGAGGCGCAGGACCTGTTCGAGAAGCCGCGCCAGGTCAGCTTCTACCAGATCCGCCTGCGCCGGCCCGAGGCGGCCGCGACCGTGATGGCCGAGATCGAGCGCCGTTTTCCGGAGGCGGCCGTGTCGCGCTCGTCCGAACTCGTCGACGATACCGCGGACTTCCAACGCATGGCGACGATCATGAACGCGCTCTCGTCCATCGCCGTCCTCGTCGGCAGCGTCGGCGTCGTGAACACGATCCTGATGAGCGTGCTCGAGCGGACACGTGAGATCGGCGTGCTGCGGGCGGTCGGTTGGCGGCGGCGGCGCGTGATCGGCCAGATCGCCACGGAGTCGCTCCTCCTCGGGGCGGTCGGCGGCGTGATCGGCACGGTGCTCGGGGTGATCCTGCTGGCGCTGATGGCCTTCGTCCCGTCGCTGGGCGCGATGCTCGCCGGGGCGTACACGCCGAGCGTGTTCATCAAGGCGGCCGTCGTCTCGCTCGGGCTCGGCGCTTTGGGGAGCATCTACCCGGCGTGGCGGGCGAGCCGGATCGCGCCGGCGGAGGCGCTGCGGTATGAGTAA